Proteins from a genomic interval of Haloplasma contractile SSD-17B:
- a CDS encoding chromate transporter produces the protein MKKSEEHSSIHDLFILFITFFKFGVFTIGGGYVMIPLIEKEMVEKKKWIKEHDIADVIALTQSIPGALAVNMSALVGYRLAGKKGAITSVFGVITPSFIIILLVATLFRQVKDYPVVTHGLLGIKSAVVALIIVAGFKIAKKSIKDFISASLVFFSVLLLTFDVLHPFFIILLGAFVGIALYTFFPSYVKHLLEKGIDEQ, from the coding sequence TTGAAGAAATCTGAAGAACATTCATCAATACATGATTTATTCATCTTATTTATTACATTTTTTAAGTTTGGCGTGTTTACGATTGGTGGCGGGTACGTTATGATTCCACTAATTGAGAAAGAAATGGTAGAAAAAAAGAAATGGATTAAGGAACATGATATTGCAGATGTTATTGCTCTTACACAATCAATTCCTGGAGCACTTGCGGTTAATATGTCTGCACTAGTAGGTTACCGCTTAGCTGGAAAAAAAGGGGCGATTACCTCAGTGTTCGGTGTAATAACACCATCGTTTATTATTATACTGTTAGTGGCAACTTTATTTAGACAAGTAAAGGACTATCCTGTTGTAACTCATGGATTGCTTGGTATTAAATCTGCTGTGGTTGCCTTGATAATCGTTGCTGGCTTTAAAATTGCTAAAAAGTCAATAAAGGATTTTATATCAGCATCGTTAGTATTTTTTAGTGTTCTGCTTTTGACTTTTGATGTGTTACATCCATTCTTCATTATCCTTCTAGGTGCTTTTGTGGGCATAGCCTTATATACCTTTTTTCCATCTTACGTTAAACACCTCTTAGAAAAAGGGATTGATGAACAATGA
- a CDS encoding YbjQ family protein, with the protein MKICTTNDFPGKKVLEYKGFVKGSTVRAKHFGKDILAGFKQLVGGEIKEYSKMMDESRKIAISRMVEDAKTQGANAIIGFRLESSTVMQGASEIIAYGTAVIIEENEPLKEEKLVNEEA; encoded by the coding sequence GTGAAAATTTGTACAACGAATGATTTTCCGGGAAAAAAAGTATTAGAGTACAAAGGATTCGTTAAAGGAAGCACGGTAAGAGCAAAACATTTTGGTAAAGACATACTTGCTGGATTTAAGCAACTTGTTGGTGGGGAAATCAAAGAATACTCTAAGATGATGGATGAATCACGTAAAATTGCCATTTCAAGAATGGTAGAAGATGCGAAGACTCAAGGTGCTAATGCAATCATAGGATTCAGACTTGAATCTTCTACTGTAATGCAAGGTGCTTCAGAAATTATCGCATACGGTACTGCTGTAATTATTGAAGAAAATGAGCCCTTAAAAGAAGAAAAACTTGTAAATGAAGAAGCATAA
- a CDS encoding FeoA family protein — MEQKSVYDMDIGEKGVISDLLNFDIKTRHRFLDLGIAPQSKITLLNRVNFKHLYLIEVDDVEFCIRKVDAKNVIVTIE, encoded by the coding sequence ATGGAACAAAAATCAGTTTATGATATGGATATTGGAGAAAAGGGTGTTATTTCGGATTTATTGAATTTCGATATCAAGACCCGTCACCGTTTTTTAGACTTGGGTATTGCACCACAATCAAAAATTACGTTACTTAATAGAGTTAACTTTAAACATCTGTATTTAATTGAGGTTGATGATGTTGAATTCTGTATTCGCAAGGTAGATGCAAAAAATGTCATTGTAACAATTGAGTAA
- the feoB gene encoding ferrous iron transport protein B, whose protein sequence is MKYLLVGNPNVGKSSLFNIITSSFAHVGNWSGVTVEKTIGKSGDVDIIDLPGTYSVCPSSEDEGVVSYALLNEHYNGLINVVDATHLKRNLYLSVQLLELGAPLYLVVNMIDEVDRSGMIIDTEKISKHLGCTVIKTSARTKKGIDELKLRIKDVVVNKPLKLEYGDIISQAIDKIKQLLRADRIHLRRSFLAIQILEGNESILNLMDLNKKEAIQTIIEETEQEIIKNKIALSLKGAIFNVRRKFIEEVISDCLIKEKEFNRVKHFNNKIDTYITHPVLGLIIFLGVLLFIYFLTFDMLGFVLSDLMDTFIQDSLTPFLANILPHIGIQGALLSLILDGILGGVAGVLVFVPQVAILFFLLAILEGTGYMARVAIMLDTLLSKFGLNGKSIVPLVTGFGCNVPAILATRTIVDKKERILTILILPFMSCSARIPIYALIAGNLFSNSYLVRIYETVNVFGATFTINFKMTYMSLVMISLYVIGVLVALVSAKLFSLSIFKDASNTFILEVPPYRIPRLRNAYQQMKNMSIHFIEKAGKLILVGTIVIWFLSYIGHNGTNFVTDVSRDQSLLAMISGFFAPLFSPLGFGTWQATSGLIVGFLAKEFVASSMIVVYDGALNVSSAFTLISAYSFMVFSLLYVPCLAAVGAIKQETGSWKWTLFSIGFSFTIAYLISLLIYQIGSFFIALG, encoded by the coding sequence ATGAAGTATTTACTAGTTGGTAACCCAAACGTAGGAAAATCGTCTTTATTTAATATAATAACGAGTTCTTTTGCACATGTCGGGAACTGGAGTGGTGTAACAGTTGAGAAAACGATTGGTAAATCAGGTGACGTTGATATAATCGACTTACCTGGGACCTATAGCGTGTGTCCAAGCAGTGAAGATGAAGGTGTTGTAAGTTACGCACTATTAAATGAACACTATAATGGACTTATAAATGTGGTTGATGCAACGCACTTAAAACGTAATCTTTATTTATCAGTGCAATTACTCGAACTAGGCGCTCCGTTATATCTAGTTGTTAATATGATTGATGAGGTAGATCGCTCTGGTATGATTATCGATACGGAAAAGATTTCAAAGCATTTGGGCTGCACGGTAATTAAAACGTCTGCGCGCACAAAAAAGGGAATCGATGAATTAAAATTGCGAATTAAGGATGTCGTAGTGAACAAGCCGTTAAAACTAGAATATGGTGATATCATTTCTCAGGCAATTGATAAAATTAAACAGTTGTTACGAGCCGATCGTATCCATTTAAGAAGAAGTTTCTTAGCCATCCAGATTTTAGAAGGAAATGAAAGTATCCTAAACTTAATGGATTTGAATAAGAAAGAGGCAATTCAGACGATTATTGAAGAGACAGAACAAGAAATTATAAAAAATAAAATTGCGCTGTCGTTAAAGGGTGCTATCTTTAATGTAAGACGTAAATTTATTGAGGAAGTTATAAGTGATTGTCTAATTAAAGAAAAAGAATTTAATCGAGTCAAACATTTCAATAACAAAATTGACACGTATATTACACATCCGGTATTAGGCCTAATAATATTTTTAGGTGTTCTATTATTTATTTACTTCTTAACTTTTGATATGTTAGGGTTTGTTCTCTCGGATCTTATGGATACCTTTATTCAAGACTCGCTAACGCCATTTCTAGCTAACATACTTCCTCACATTGGGATACAAGGCGCGCTTTTAAGTCTTATTTTAGATGGAATTCTAGGAGGAGTGGCAGGTGTTTTAGTCTTTGTTCCACAGGTTGCCATCTTGTTCTTCTTACTCGCTATTTTAGAAGGTACAGGCTATATGGCACGTGTAGCTATTATGCTCGATACGCTTTTATCCAAATTTGGATTAAATGGGAAGTCAATTGTGCCTTTAGTTACTGGTTTTGGTTGTAATGTTCCAGCGATTTTGGCAACACGTACAATCGTTGATAAGAAGGAACGCATTCTAACTATATTAATTCTTCCATTTATGTCTTGTTCGGCGCGTATACCAATTTATGCATTAATCGCAGGTAATTTGTTTTCAAATTCATACCTAGTTCGTATTTATGAAACAGTTAATGTTTTTGGTGCAACGTTTACAATTAACTTTAAAATGACATATATGTCACTTGTTATGATCTCATTATATGTGATTGGTGTTTTAGTAGCGTTAGTTAGTGCTAAACTCTTTTCACTATCGATCTTCAAAGATGCAAGTAACACATTTATATTAGAAGTACCACCATATCGTATTCCAAGGTTACGAAATGCATACCAGCAGATGAAAAATATGTCAATTCATTTTATTGAAAAGGCAGGGAAGTTAATTTTAGTTGGAACGATTGTGATCTGGTTTTTAAGTTATATCGGTCATAATGGCACGAATTTTGTAACGGATGTAAGCCGGGATCAAAGTTTACTTGCAATGATTAGTGGTTTCTTTGCTCCGCTATTTAGTCCGCTTGGGTTTGGCACTTGGCAGGCTACAAGCGGTCTTATTGTTGGGTTTTTAGCGAAGGAATTTGTAGCATCTTCTATGATTGTTGTCTATGATGGTGCACTAAATGTATCGAGTGCATTTACATTGATAAGTGCGTATTCATTCATGGTGTTCAGTTTATTGTATGTACCCTGCTTGGCAGCGGTAGGTGCCATTAAACAAGAGACTGGTTCATGGAAATGGACGTTATTTTCAATTGGATTTTCATTTACTATTGCTTATCTCATTAGTCTTCTGATTTATCAGATTGGTTCATTCTTCATTGCACTTGGTTAA
- the coaD gene encoding pantetheine-phosphate adenylyltransferase, with protein sequence MNKIGVYPGSFDPLTYGHLDIIERGSKLFDQLYIVLSVNSSKKTMFSIDERRNMLERVTKDLDNVNILVCDTLIADFAKELGATALLRGIRAITDFEYELQMAATNRKINPDIDTVCMMTKAEYSYFSSSMVKEIARYKGDISIFVPQFIKELVFEKMHKDQ encoded by the coding sequence ATGAATAAGATTGGTGTTTATCCTGGTTCGTTTGATCCCCTAACTTATGGGCATTTAGATATAATTGAGCGTGGTAGTAAACTATTTGATCAATTGTATATTGTCCTATCTGTCAACTCATCAAAAAAAACAATGTTTTCAATCGATGAGAGACGTAACATGTTAGAACGGGTTACAAAAGACTTAGATAATGTTAACATATTAGTATGTGATACGTTAATTGCTGATTTTGCTAAGGAACTAGGTGCAACAGCTTTACTAAGAGGAATTAGAGCAATCACAGACTTTGAGTATGAATTACAAATGGCAGCAACAAACCGTAAAATTAATCCAGACATAGATACAGTCTGTATGATGACAAAAGCAGAATATTCTTATTTTTCTTCTAGTATGGTAAAAGAAATTGCACGTTATAAAGGTGATATTTCAATCTTTGTTCCACAGTTTATTAAAGAACTAGTATTTGAAAAGATGCATAAAGATCAATAA
- a CDS encoding CPBP family intramembrane glutamic endopeptidase, with amino-acid sequence MTYVFGICESSVNQQAIQDSLAYPLLIIPPVVLIAPIVEETFFRGILFKYMTKIPLPKVVSVILAFAVSSFLFGFIHIIGEIFAGNFGEFVQILPYMGLGLILALVYYITDNIIVPIIMHIIQNSFSIIMSYLLLLLPELPEDTANTCELMVRAFVSLFS; translated from the coding sequence ATGACTTATGTTTTCGGAATATGTGAATCATCTGTAAACCAGCAAGCAATACAAGATAGTTTAGCGTATCCACTCCTGATTATCCCACCGGTTGTATTAATAGCTCCAATCGTTGAGGAAACATTCTTCCGTGGGATTCTATTTAAGTATATGACAAAAATACCTCTACCAAAAGTAGTTAGTGTTATATTGGCATTTGCTGTCAGCTCATTCCTGTTTGGGTTTATTCACATCATTGGAGAAATTTTTGCTGGTAATTTCGGTGAATTTGTACAAATCTTACCGTACATGGGTCTAGGGTTAATACTAGCGCTTGTTTATTATATCACTGATAACATAATCGTACCGATTATCATGCATATCATTCAAAATTCATTCTCTATTATAATGTCCTATTTATTACTACTATTACCTGAATTGCCAGAAGATACGGCAAATACTTGTGAATTGATGGTAAGAGCATTTGTTTCATTATTTAGTTAA
- the rsmD gene encoding 16S rRNA (guanine(966)-N(2))-methyltransferase RsmD, producing the protein MRIVSGEFKGRRIKAVPGRNTRPTTDKVKESLFNIIGPYFDGGDCLDLFAGSGNLGLEAISRGMDTCIFIDRDYKAFSTIRDNVKTLNVDEQVEVYKRDAFKALKQIATQNRTFDLIFLDPPYKHQQINDIIFTINEEGLLNNAGMIIAEYPKEDFLEKQFGTIEEYKTLTYGITKITIFIKEVE; encoded by the coding sequence GTGAGAATCGTATCTGGTGAATTTAAAGGAAGACGAATTAAGGCAGTACCAGGCCGAAACACACGACCGACTACAGACAAAGTAAAGGAATCATTATTTAATATAATTGGACCTTATTTTGATGGGGGTGATTGTCTCGATTTATTTGCAGGAAGTGGAAACTTAGGACTTGAAGCTATTAGTCGAGGTATGGACACGTGTATCTTCATCGATCGAGATTATAAGGCATTTAGTACCATTCGGGATAATGTAAAAACACTTAATGTAGACGAACAAGTAGAAGTCTATAAAAGGGATGCATTTAAGGCTTTAAAACAGATAGCAACACAAAATCGAACGTTTGACCTTATTTTCTTAGACCCTCCTTATAAACACCAACAGATTAATGATATTATTTTTACTATAAATGAAGAAGGATTATTAAACAACGCTGGCATGATCATCGCAGAATATCCAAAGGAAGATTTTCTAGAAAAACAGTTTGGTACGATAGAGGAGTATAAAACATTAACCTACGGTATTACAAAAATTACAATATTTATAAAAGAGGTGGAGTAG
- a CDS encoding spore germination protein, which yields MRKNKTIEHMQDNIRDYLNYEKSFDIVKRDVSVADKRGFLVFVDGFAKDDMMLIILSVLQQIKHTGYSITDVKKFIDDNIGYIEVETQTDYEKVSTAVLSGMSALFIDGFEEVILIDSRTYPARGPEEPDLEKLTRGSHDGLVETLVFNTALVRRRIRDKGLFFELLSVGKRSKTDVVLGYIDDLVDQQLLEDIKQKISEVNVSSLVMSEKSLEEKLVNKPWYNPFPSVRYTERPDVLSAHLLEGHIAIIVDNSPSAMIVPTTFFYFLQSAEDYIHSALVGNFIRFTRLLLLTSSLLLVPLWLLLVEYVDILPEWLAFLGPKGDDFAIPLFIQFLILEVGLIGLRITSIHTPNALSTSLGIIGGLILSQFAIDVGWFVPETILYMAIVGLGQFATPSIELSYAIRIFRLFFLIITGVFSYFGLAPWGLGGSFLIYLIILATTNTVGKKSYLWPLIPFNGKKLRQIIFRMPFAKVESETHTK from the coding sequence ATGAGAAAAAATAAGACGATTGAACATATGCAAGATAATATACGTGATTATCTTAACTATGAAAAGAGTTTTGATATCGTAAAACGGGATGTAAGTGTGGCAGATAAAAGAGGATTTTTAGTGTTTGTTGATGGGTTCGCAAAAGATGATATGATGCTAATTATTTTGAGTGTCCTTCAGCAAATTAAACATACTGGTTACTCAATTACAGATGTCAAGAAATTTATTGATGACAATATCGGGTATATAGAGGTTGAAACACAAACGGATTATGAAAAGGTTTCAACTGCTGTCTTATCTGGAATGTCAGCATTATTTATTGATGGATTTGAAGAAGTAATCCTAATTGATTCAAGAACCTACCCTGCAAGAGGCCCAGAGGAACCGGATTTAGAAAAATTAACAAGAGGCTCACATGATGGACTTGTGGAGACACTTGTATTTAACACGGCACTTGTTAGACGACGAATACGTGATAAAGGATTATTTTTTGAACTATTATCTGTCGGAAAAAGAAGTAAAACTGATGTTGTACTGGGCTATATCGATGATTTAGTCGATCAACAGTTGCTTGAAGATATAAAACAAAAAATCAGTGAGGTTAATGTTTCTTCATTAGTAATGAGTGAAAAGAGCTTAGAAGAGAAACTAGTCAACAAGCCATGGTATAATCCATTTCCTAGCGTGAGATATACAGAACGCCCGGATGTTTTATCAGCCCATCTTTTAGAAGGTCATATTGCAATTATCGTTGATAATTCACCTAGTGCAATGATTGTGCCTACGACTTTCTTCTACTTCTTACAAAGTGCAGAAGACTATATTCACAGTGCTCTCGTCGGGAACTTCATACGATTTACACGATTATTATTACTAACATCATCTTTATTACTTGTCCCTTTATGGTTATTACTAGTCGAATATGTTGATATTTTACCGGAATGGCTGGCCTTTCTAGGCCCTAAGGGAGATGATTTTGCTATTCCATTATTTATTCAATTTCTAATATTAGAAGTTGGGTTAATCGGATTAAGGATTACATCGATTCACACGCCAAACGCTCTATCAACCTCTCTCGGTATTATAGGTGGGTTAATATTAAGTCAATTTGCCATAGATGTTGGTTGGTTTGTTCCTGAAACAATTCTCTATATGGCGATTGTAGGTTTAGGACAGTTTGCGACACCTAGTATTGAACTATCATATGCGATTCGCATATTTAGACTATTCTTTTTAATCATAACAGGTGTATTCAGCTACTTTGGACTTGCACCTTGGGGTTTAGGAGGCAGCTTTTTAATTTACCTAATTATATTAGCAACTACTAATACTGTAGGAAAAAAGTCGTATCTATGGCCACTTATTCCGTTCAATGGTAAAAAACTAAGACAAATTATTTTTCGAATGCCCTTTGCAAAGGTTGAAAGTGAAACTCACACGAAATAA
- a CDS encoding chromate transporter yields the protein MILLLQLFWLFFKIAAINFGGGFAMIGLIQEDLLSLDWISRSEFSDIVAIAQMTPGAIAINTATFVGFNVASIKGAVIATLAVPLPSLLIIFFISPILKEHNDHPLLKMVFYGILPVVAGLIFSAAFTIGNDALFFEPIDGQVLTYLLAEPLEYINLWSVLITSLSLVGIIKYKLHPIVVIIIACIVGVFVYNYDLNRVISNLIMMNQF from the coding sequence ATGATCTTGTTACTTCAACTATTCTGGTTATTCTTTAAAATAGCAGCTATAAACTTCGGTGGCGGATTCGCCATGATCGGACTAATACAAGAAGATTTACTTTCATTAGACTGGATTTCTCGCTCTGAATTCTCAGATATCGTTGCAATCGCACAGATGACACCTGGTGCCATTGCCATTAACACCGCAACCTTTGTCGGATTTAATGTCGCCTCTATAAAAGGCGCTGTAATAGCAACACTTGCTGTACCCTTACCTTCTTTATTAATTATCTTTTTTATCTCACCAATTCTAAAGGAGCATAACGATCATCCATTACTTAAGATGGTCTTTTATGGTATCCTGCCAGTTGTTGCAGGGTTAATCTTCTCAGCAGCCTTTACGATTGGAAACGATGCTTTATTCTTTGAACCGATAGATGGACAAGTACTCACCTATCTCTTAGCAGAACCCCTTGAATATATTAACCTATGGAGCGTATTAATTACTAGTTTATCTTTAGTAGGGATTATAAAATATAAACTCCATCCGATTGTCGTGATCATAATCGCTTGTATTGTCGGAGTTTTCGTCTACAATTATGACTTGAATCGTGTAATTAGTAATTTGATTATGATGAATCAATTTTAG
- a CDS encoding ATP-binding protein, whose protein sequence is MTTLNQKNRSIIEKLQRYIFLIFSLPITLFIVFFIIYERNEEYVEAKEELRLIVRNQELLIKNHITTLEDNSNYITDLFPFDEYFNYGFSQIKTTDALILQKYIKQTQYKSNIYVFNANKEHVFSYGCLLPEKGSNQDVSNNCKFENTESITEMYGYYYRPQEILRETKSDHSTFNSIRPGIAMHTPETGVINAVQLDKENTKKINIVLSENDFSITIRAFLGDESDNVYTINRIYDRHTGKFIGLLVIEFMEDDLVESIIQKRITNHPTYFMEKKGRIVFTPHYNQALYKEIKQHIKNEESEGFMDYIDENKNGKLAYFKRLNSSTLNEYYIYSEVEFDHLYGSLFNKYILVISIIFGTFLLAYFGLRKFLITSVSVPLKDITRTIKNIGKDEMKDINKNILEMRFDSEINDLAKEVNQLNHDLIQYYEELDVEKEKAMQEAVSANNAKSIFLANMTHEMRTPLNSVIGYTQIINKIGFKNITQVEDYVNRINVSSEILLRKINDILDLSKIEAGQLELNKELAHLREIIHEVYDVLIFQAESKGIEFYFDIDQRIPEQLIFDHTRLKQILLNLCTNAIKFTETGSVSISAELFNHLGNELIIDWKVKDTGCGMPKDKLGGIFVPFTQVNQTDQKTGTGLGLAITKDLIELMGGSISVSSKVGVGTIFSFTTILNQVETVEEFQENRIPTKEVSQETVTKRLKDKKILVVEDNNINQVLIIEIFSLYNKSDIEIVNNGKEGLEACRNKQYDLIFMDIQMPVMNGIKATEEIRKLELYESTPIIALTANAFKNQLEVYIEDGMNECLAKPIEIERLEEILMRFL, encoded by the coding sequence ATGACAACATTAAATCAGAAAAATAGAAGTATAATTGAGAAATTACAGCGTTACATATTCTTGATTTTCTCATTGCCAATTACATTATTCATTGTATTTTTTATCATATATGAACGAAATGAAGAGTATGTTGAAGCCAAAGAGGAATTGCGTTTAATCGTTCGTAATCAAGAGTTGTTAATCAAGAATCATATTACAACATTAGAGGATAACAGTAATTATATTACCGATTTATTTCCGTTTGATGAATATTTTAACTATGGATTCTCTCAAATTAAAACAACTGATGCACTTATTTTACAAAAATACATTAAACAAACTCAATACAAATCGAACATATATGTTTTTAACGCTAATAAAGAACATGTTTTTTCTTATGGTTGTCTGTTACCAGAGAAAGGTTCTAATCAAGATGTGTCCAATAATTGTAAATTTGAAAATACTGAATCAATTACTGAAATGTATGGTTATTATTACAGACCACAAGAAATACTAAGAGAAACAAAAAGTGATCACAGTACTTTCAATTCTATTCGTCCTGGTATAGCCATGCATACGCCTGAAACTGGTGTTATAAATGCTGTTCAGCTAGATAAGGAGAATACGAAAAAAATTAACATAGTACTAAGTGAAAATGACTTTTCAATTACAATCCGTGCTTTTCTAGGTGATGAGTCTGATAACGTCTATACAATTAATCGTATATATGACCGTCATACAGGGAAATTTATAGGATTACTTGTTATCGAATTTATGGAGGATGATTTAGTAGAGTCTATTATACAAAAAAGGATTACGAATCATCCGACCTATTTTATGGAGAAAAAAGGGAGGATTGTTTTCACTCCACACTACAATCAGGCATTATATAAAGAAATTAAGCAACATATAAAAAATGAAGAGTCCGAGGGATTCATGGATTACATTGATGAAAATAAGAATGGAAAATTAGCTTACTTTAAACGGTTAAACTCATCAACCCTAAACGAATACTACATATATAGCGAGGTAGAATTTGATCATTTATATGGTTCTCTATTCAATAAATACATTCTAGTAATCTCAATTATATTTGGGACCTTCTTACTTGCATATTTCGGTTTGCGAAAATTTTTAATTACATCGGTCTCGGTGCCTTTAAAAGATATTACTCGAACAATAAAAAATATAGGTAAAGATGAGATGAAGGACATTAATAAGAATATCTTAGAAATGCGTTTTGATTCAGAAATTAATGATTTAGCAAAAGAAGTTAATCAATTGAATCATGATTTGATTCAATATTATGAGGAGTTAGATGTCGAAAAGGAAAAAGCGATGCAAGAGGCCGTGAGTGCTAATAATGCAAAATCTATTTTCTTAGCAAACATGACACATGAAATGAGAACGCCTCTAAATTCAGTAATAGGCTACACACAAATTATAAATAAAATTGGTTTTAAAAATATAACACAGGTAGAAGATTATGTGAATCGAATTAATGTCTCATCAGAAATACTATTAAGAAAAATAAATGATATTTTAGACTTATCTAAAATTGAAGCGGGACAATTAGAGTTAAATAAAGAACTTGCTCATCTAAGAGAAATTATTCACGAGGTATACGATGTGCTTATTTTTCAAGCAGAGAGCAAAGGGATTGAATTTTATTTTGATATCGATCAACGAATTCCAGAACAATTAATATTTGACCATACGCGGTTGAAGCAAATTTTATTAAATCTATGTACAAATGCTATTAAGTTTACTGAAACAGGTAGCGTTAGCATAAGTGCTGAGTTATTTAATCATCTAGGAAATGAACTAATAATTGATTGGAAAGTAAAGGATACTGGATGTGGAATGCCTAAAGATAAATTAGGTGGCATTTTCGTTCCGTTTACGCAGGTAAATCAAACCGATCAGAAAACTGGTACTGGTCTTGGTCTAGCAATAACTAAAGATTTAATTGAATTAATGGGTGGATCAATTTCTGTCTCGAGCAAGGTAGGAGTAGGAACGATTTTTTCTTTTACAACCATCCTTAATCAGGTGGAGACGGTAGAGGAATTTCAAGAAAATAGAATCCCTACTAAAGAGGTCAGTCAGGAAACTGTAACGAAAAGACTTAAAGATAAGAAAATACTAGTGGTTGAAGATAATAATATAAATCAAGTCCTAATAATAGAAATCTTTTCCTTATATAATAAATCGGATATTGAAATTGTAAATAATGGGAAAGAAGGGCTTGAGGCATGTCGCAATAAGCAGTATGACCTCATATTCATGGATATTCAAATGCCAGTTATGAATGGTATTAAGGCAACTGAAGAAATACGAAAATTAGAATTATATGAATCAACACCAATAATTGCATTAACTGCAAATGCCTTTAAAAATCAACTAGAAGTATACATTGAAGATGGTATGAATGAGTGTTTAGCTAAGCCAATTGAAATTGAACGGCTTGAAGAGATATTAATGAGATTTTTATAG
- a CDS encoding nucleoside recognition domain-containing protein: protein MKHLFKNAFMLTFIILCISMMLTNTQDIMGAVNDAVVLWATKVFPVLFPFFIFTTLAIRLGVIHFIGEFLKPLTKLLFKTSSVSGFVVLFSVISGNPSSAIIITELLNEKMITKKEAQHLMTFTVFINPLFCIGTIGYSYFNNVSIGYIILTAHILGNIILGILLRFKANFTDDIRVSVRSAYQKMNTQLISNNKTIGEIVTDILQKGINTMFIICGFMIFFSILTRIMLKIKLIDYSFFILRPVLTLFNISYEIYSSVFIGMFEMVIGANYTIGQDIPLRSMITLLTMLISFGGFSIHSQINSILYKTKLKYAPFLLGRLAHMVISGILAYLIFPFFYKEVTSDVSLINRVQVPEKSLVLFTIITLIILTLLQFIHMAKGRFTLRSN from the coding sequence ATGAAACATTTATTTAAAAATGCGTTTATGTTAACATTTATTATTCTTTGCATTAGTATGATGTTGACTAATACACAAGATATCATGGGAGCTGTCAATGATGCGGTTGTATTATGGGCAACAAAAGTGTTTCCTGTTTTATTTCCTTTTTTTATTTTTACAACTCTTGCAATACGACTAGGGGTCATTCATTTTATTGGTGAATTTCTTAAACCTCTTACAAAGCTACTCTTTAAAACATCCTCCGTTAGTGGTTTTGTTGTGCTGTTTTCAGTTATTTCAGGTAATCCAAGTTCAGCGATTATAATTACAGAATTACTTAACGAAAAGATGATTACTAAAAAAGAAGCACAGCACCTAATGACTTTCACTGTTTTTATTAATCCCTTATTCTGTATCGGAACAATTGGCTACTCTTATTTTAATAATGTGTCAATTGGTTATATTATTTTAACTGCTCATATCTTAGGAAATATAATATTAGGTATATTACTTCGATTTAAAGCTAACTTCACTGATGATATTCGCGTTTCAGTTAGAAGCGCTTATCAAAAAATGAATACTCAATTAATTTCAAATAACAAGACGATTGGAGAAATTGTTACTGATATTTTACAAAAAGGAATTAATACAATGTTTATAATCTGTGGATTCATGATCTTCTTCAGTATTTTAACTCGGATTATGCTTAAAATTAAGCTCATTGACTATAGTTTCTTTATACTACGACCTGTACTGACTCTATTTAATATTTCTTATGAAATATATTCATCAGTCTTTATCGGTATGTTTGAAATGGTAATTGGTGCAAATTATACAATCGGACAGGATATTCCATTAAGATCAATGATTACTCTATTGACCATGCTAATTTCATTCGGTGGATTCTCCATTCACTCACAAATCAATAGTATATTATATAAAACAAAATTAAAGTATGCTCCTTTCTTGTTAGGACGACTTGCACACATGGTTATAAGTGGTATACTAGCCTACCTTATTTTCCCGTTTTTTTACAAAGAAGTGACAAGCGATGTATCATTGATTAATCGTGTCCAGGTTCCTGAAAAGAGTTTAGTCTTATTTACAATCATTACTCTAATCATATTAACACTATTGCAGTTTATCCATATGGCAAAAGGTCGCTTTACACTAAGAAGCAATTAA